The proteins below are encoded in one region of Dromaius novaehollandiae isolate bDroNov1 chromosome 9, bDroNov1.hap1, whole genome shotgun sequence:
- the SNORC gene encoding protein SNORC — protein MPHRRALRLVLLTLCGILVPAVLAAEYPQGPVPTLWNEPPELPSGAGPFDAAATTARLPDTTGFAPYTAELEPEDTTHLHRLDAGDGSLGPGAIGAIVIASLLGTSVLVALVVITLRKFSAS, from the exons ATGCCCCACCGCAGAGCCCTTCGCCTGGTCCTGCTAACGCTGTGCGGCATCCTGGTCCCTGCGGTGCTAGCAG CAGAGTACCCGCAGGGGCCGGTGCCCACGCTGTGGAACGAGCCGCCCGAGCTGCCCTCGGGAGCCGGCCCCTTCGACGCTGCCGCCACCACCGCCCGCCTCCCCGACACCACCGGCTTCGCCCCCTACACCGCCGAGCTGGAGCCTGAGGACACCACCCACCTGCACCGGCTCGACGCCGGCGACG GGTCGCTGGGGCCCGGAGCCATCGGTGCCATCGTCATCGCCTCCCTCCTGGGTACCTCCGTGCTCGTGGCCTTGGTCGTCATCACGCTGCGGAAGTTCTCGGCCTCCTGA
- the GIGYF2 gene encoding GRB10-interacting GYF protein 2 isoform X8: MAAETQTLNFGPEWLRALSSGGSVTSPPLSPALPKYKLADYRYGREEMLALFLKDNKIPSDLLDKEFLPILQEEPLPPLALVPFTEEEQRNFSMSVNSAAVLRLTGRGGGTVVGAPRGRSSSRGRVRPNFEEGGTATTGRKHEFIRSESENWRIFREEQNGEDDDGGWRLAGSRRDGERWRPHSPDGPRSAGWREHMERRRRFEFDFRERDDERGYRRVRCGSGSMDDDRDSLPEWCLEDAEEEMGTFDSSGAFLSLKKVQKEPIPEEQEMDFRPVEEGEERSDSEGSHNEEAKDHEKMTKKEGEKTERVVAEPFNIAETVEEAVRTSSPAARSDTPPKSQPQDPLQTSLFERKEESVPERIEKTEDKENRTENTPPAKMSNRGEDLASVAQPLPQISPDTASPAHLSPPVSNSNPALRPVQTPVTAAPGMGNIPTDPDDEEGLKHLEQQAEKMVAYLQDSALDDERLAAKIQEHRAKGSSMPLFHEAMQKWYYKDPQGEIQGPFSNQEMAEWFQAGYFTMSLLVKRACDETFQPLGDIMKMWGRVPFTPGPAPIPHLGELDQERLTRQQELALIQMQHLQYQHLLIQQQYAQVLAQQQKAALSSQQQQQLAILLQQFQALKIRISEQNMMPPVTRSVSVPDTGSIWELQSASQPTVWEGSSVWDLPIDTAAQGPALEQLQQLEKAKAAKLEQERREVEMRAKREEEERKRQEELRRQQEELLRRQQEDERKRREEEELARRKQEMTVRAERGEAVDLICLDFRKAFDVILHKRLVYKEEALRRQREQEIALRRQREEEERQQQEEALRRLEERRREEEERRQREELLRKQEEEAAKWAREEEEAQRRLEESRLRMEEEAARQRLEEEERKRKELELQRQKEIMRQRQQQQEALRRLQQQQQQQQLAQMKLPSSSTWGQQSNSGACQSQTTLSLAEIQKLEEERERQLREEQRRQQRELMKALQQQQQQQQQKLSGWGNVTKPTGTTKSLLEIQQEEARQMQKQQQQQHQQPNRVRNTTHSNLHTSIGNSVWGSLNTNPSNQWASDLVSSIWSNADTKNSNMGFWDDAVKEVGPRNSTNKNKSNASLSKSVGITSRQNKKVEEEEKLLKLFQGVNKAQDGFTQWCEQMLHALNTANNLDVPTFVSFLKEVESPYEVHDYIRAYLGDTPEAKEFAKQFLERRAKQKASQQRQQQQQQDSVWGMNHSSLHSVFQTNQSNNQQSNFEAVQSGKKKKKQKMVRADPSLLGFSVNASSERLNMGEIETLEDY, encoded by the exons TGAGACCAAACTTTGAGGAAGGTGGGACAGCAACAACAGGGAGGAAACATGAGTTTATACGCTCTGAGAGCGAGAACTGGCGCATCTTCAGGGAGGAACAGAATGGGGAAGATGATGATGGAGGCTGGCGACTGGCTGGGTCACGGAGGGATGGTGAGAGGTGGCGCCCCCACAGTCCAG ACGGCCCTCGTTCTGCAGGCTGGCGAGAGCACATGGAGCGACGGCGGAGGTTCGAATTTGATTTCCGGGAACGAGATGACGAACGGGGTTATCGACGAGTACGGTGTGGCAGTGGCAGTATGGACGACGACAGGGACAGCCTCCCCGAATGGTGCTTAGaagatgcagaagaagaaatGGGAACGTTTGACTCCTCTGGAGCATTTCTCTCTTTAAAG AAGGTGCAGAAGGAGCCAATCCCTGAGGAGCAGGAAATGGACTTCcggcctgtggaggaaggagaagaacGATCTGACTCTGAAGGGAGCCACAATGAAGAAGCCAAAGATCACGAAAAGATGACCaagaaagagggggagaaaacAGAGAGAGTAGTGGCAG AACCATTCAATATTGCAGAAACAGTGGAAGAAGCAGTTCGAACATCTTCACCAGCTGCCAGGTCAGATACCCCACCGAAATCCCAGCCTCAAGACCCACTGCAAACTAgcctttttgaaaggaaagaagagTCTGTCccagaaagaatagaaaaaacagaagataaagagAATCGAACAGAGAATACACCGCCAGCCAAAATGTCCAACAGAGGGGAAG aTTTGGCTTCTGTTGCTCAACCTTTGCCACAGATTTCTCCAGACACAGCTTCTCCTGCTCATCTTTCCCCTCCCGTTTCCAATTCAAATCCTGCTCTACGGCCAGTTCAGACACCTGTCACAGCTGCTCCAGGCATGGGCAATATTCCCACTGATCCAGATGATGAAGAGGGCCTCAAGCACCTAGAGCAG CAAGCAGAGAAAATGGTGGCATATCTGCAGGACAGTGCCCTTGATGATGAAAGGCTAGCAGCAAAAATTCAAGAGCACAGAGCAAAGGGTTCCTCTATGCCATTGTTCCATGAAGCAATGCAGAAGTGGTACTACAAAGATCCACAAGGAGAAATTCAGG GTCCTTTCAGTAATCAAGAGATGGCAGAGTGGTTCCAGGCTGGGTATTTCACTATGTCACTGTTGGTTAAGAGAGCGTGTGATGAGACTTTCCAACCACTTGGAGACATCATGAAAATGTGGGGCAGAGTTCCCTTCACTCCAGGTCCAGCACCAATTCCACATCTG GGCGAGCTGGACCAAGAGCGGCTGACTAGGCAACAAGAGTTGGCCCTGATCCAAATGCAGCACCTCCAGTATCAGCATCTTTTGATACA ACAACAATATGCACAGGTGCTGGCTCAGCAGCAAAAAGCAGCCCTCTcatcccagcagcagcaacagctggCTATTCTCTTGCAGCAGTTCCAGGCCCTGAAGATAAG AATATCTGAACAGAACATGATGCCACCTGTAACAAGGTCTGTGTCAGTGCCGGACACTGGCTCAATTTGGGAACTTCAGTCAGCCTCACAACCTACAG TCTGGGAAGGAAGCAGTGTCTGGGATCTCCCCATTGATACTGCAGCTCAGGGACCAGCTCTAGAACAACTTCAGCAGCTCGAGAAGGCCAAGGCTGCAAAG CTAGAGCAAGAGAGGAGAGAAGTGGAAATGAGGGCCAAacgagaggaagaagagaggaaaaggcagGAGGAGCTTCGGAGGCAACAAGAAGAGCTACTTAGGAGGCAGCAGGAAGATGAGAGGAAACGACGGGAAGAGGAAGAACTGGCCCGCAGGAAGCAA GAGATGACAGTGAGAGCTGAGAGGGGTGAAGCAGTAGACTTAATCTGCCtggacttcaggaaggcttttgatgTAATACTGCATAAAAGACTAGTATATAAG GAAGAAGCCTTGAGGAGGCAAAGAGAGCAGGAAATTGCACTAAGACGGcagcgggaggaagaggagcggCAACAGCAGGAAGAAGCACTTAGAAGGttggaagagaggagaagagaagaggaggaaaggcgGCAGCGAGAGGAATTACTTCGTAAACAG gaagaggaggctgcCAAGTGGGCACGTGAAGAGGAGGAAGCTCAACGGCGACTTGAGGAAAGTAGGCTACGCATGGAAGAAGAGGCAGCCAGGCAGCGGCTCGAAGAAGAGGAGCGAAAGCGCAAGGAGCTGGAACTCCAGCGCCAGAAAGAAATAATGagacagaggcagcagcagcaggaggcttTACGACggctgcagcaacagcagcaacagcagcaacttGCACAAATGAAG CTCCCTTCATCTTCAACATGGGGTCAGCAGTCAAATTCAGGAGCGTGTCAATCCCAGACAACACTGTCATTGGCCGAAATCCAAAAGTTAGAAGAAGAACGAGAACGGCAGCTTCGAGAAGAG CAAAGGCGTCAGCAGCGTGAACTAATGAAAGCcctccagcaacagcagcagcaacagcagcaaaaactgTCAGGCTGGGGTAATGTCACCAAACCAACAGGCACCACCAAGTCCCTGCTGGAGATACAGCAGGAAGAGGCAAGGCAgatgcagaaacagcagcaacagcagcaccagcagccgaaCAGAGTCAGAAATACTACG CACTCTAACCTGCACACCAGCATTGGGAATTCAGTGTGGGGCTCCCTAAACACTAATCCCAGCAACCAGTGGGCATCTGACCTAGTCAGTAGCATCTGGAGTAATGCTGATACCAAAAACTCAAACATGGGTTTCTGGGATGATGCAGTGAAGGAAGTGGGACCTCGTAACTCGaccaataaaaacaaaagcaatgccAGCCTCAG TAAATCTGTAGGTATTACAAGTAGACAGAACAAGAAggtggaagaagaggagaagctgTTGAAATTGTTCCAGGGGGTTAATAAAGCCCAGGATGGATTCACTCAGTGGTGTGAACAGATGCTTCATGCACTCAACACAGCCAATAACTTAGATG TTCCCACGTTTGTTTCCTTCCTAAAGGAAGTGGAGTCCCCCTACGAGGTCCACGATTACATCAGAGCCTATCTCGGAGATACTCCTGAGGCCAAGGAGTTTGCCAAGCAGTTTCTTGAGCGCCGTGCCAAACAGAAAGCCAGTCAGCAgcggcaacagcagcagcaacag gaTTCAGTGTGGGGGATGAACCACAGTTCGCTACATTCGGTCTTTCAGACCAATCAGAGCAACAACCAGCAATCCAATTTTGAGGCTGTGCagagtgggaagaaaaagaagaaacagaagatggtTCGTGCCGATCCCAGCTTGCTAG GGTTTTCAGTGAATGCCTCATCAGAGCGGCTCAATATGGGAGAAATAGAGACTTTGGAAGACTACTGA
- the GIGYF2 gene encoding GRB10-interacting GYF protein 2 isoform X11 yields MEGKLNAELRTQQEVRPNFEEGGTATTGRKHEFIRSESENWRIFREEQNGEDDDGGWRLAGSRRDGERWRPHSPDGPRSAGWREHMERRRRFEFDFRERDDERGYRRVRCGSGSMDDDRDSLPEWCLEDAEEEMGTFDSSGAFLSLKKVQKEPIPEEQEMDFRPVEEGEERSDSEGSHNEEAKDHEKMTKKEGEKTERVVAEPFNIAETVEEAVRTSSPAARSDTPPKSQPQDPLQTSLFERKEESVPERIEKTEDKENRTENTPPAKMSNRGEDLASVAQPLPQISPDTASPAHLSPPVSNSNPALRPVQTPVTAAPGMGNIPTDPDDEEGLKHLEQQAEKMVAYLQDSALDDERLAAKIQEHRAKGSSMPLFHEAMQKWYYKDPQGEIQGPFSNQEMAEWFQAGYFTMSLLVKRACDETFQPLGDIMKMWGRVPFTPGPAPIPHLGELDQERLTRQQELALIQMQHLQYQHLLIQQQYAQVLAQQQKAALSSQQQQQLAILLQQFQALKIRISEQNMMPPVTRSVSVPDTGSIWELQSASQPTVWEGSSVWDLPIDTAAQGPALEQLQQLEKAKAAKLEQERREVEMRAKREEEERKRQEELRRQQEELLRRQQEDERKRREEEELARRKQEMTVRAERGEAVDLICLDFRKAFDVILHKRLVYKEEALRRQREQEIALRRQREEEERQQQEEALRRLEERRREEEERRQREELLRKQEEEAAKWAREEEEAQRRLEESRLRMEEEAARQRLEEEERKRKELELQRQKEIMRQRQQQQEALRRLQQQQQQQQLAQMKLPSSSTWGQQSNSGACQSQTTLSLAEIQKLEEERERQLREEQRRQQRELMKALQQQQQQQQQKLSGWGNVTKPTGTTKSLLEIQQEEARQMQKQQQQQHQQPNRVRNTTHSNLHTSIGNSVWGSLNTNPSNQWASDLVSSIWSNADTKNSNMGFWDDAVKEVGPRNSTNKNKSNASLSKSVGITSRQNKKVEEEEKLLKLFQGVNKAQDGFTQWCEQMLHALNTANNLDVPTFVSFLKEVESPYEVHDYIRAYLGDTPEAKEFAKQFLERRAKQKASQQRQQQQQQDSVWGMNHSSLHSVFQTNQSNNQQSNFEAVQSGKKKKKQKMVRADPSLLGFSVNASSERLNMGEIETLEDY; encoded by the exons TGAGACCAAACTTTGAGGAAGGTGGGACAGCAACAACAGGGAGGAAACATGAGTTTATACGCTCTGAGAGCGAGAACTGGCGCATCTTCAGGGAGGAACAGAATGGGGAAGATGATGATGGAGGCTGGCGACTGGCTGGGTCACGGAGGGATGGTGAGAGGTGGCGCCCCCACAGTCCAG ACGGCCCTCGTTCTGCAGGCTGGCGAGAGCACATGGAGCGACGGCGGAGGTTCGAATTTGATTTCCGGGAACGAGATGACGAACGGGGTTATCGACGAGTACGGTGTGGCAGTGGCAGTATGGACGACGACAGGGACAGCCTCCCCGAATGGTGCTTAGaagatgcagaagaagaaatGGGAACGTTTGACTCCTCTGGAGCATTTCTCTCTTTAAAG AAGGTGCAGAAGGAGCCAATCCCTGAGGAGCAGGAAATGGACTTCcggcctgtggaggaaggagaagaacGATCTGACTCTGAAGGGAGCCACAATGAAGAAGCCAAAGATCACGAAAAGATGACCaagaaagagggggagaaaacAGAGAGAGTAGTGGCAG AACCATTCAATATTGCAGAAACAGTGGAAGAAGCAGTTCGAACATCTTCACCAGCTGCCAGGTCAGATACCCCACCGAAATCCCAGCCTCAAGACCCACTGCAAACTAgcctttttgaaaggaaagaagagTCTGTCccagaaagaatagaaaaaacagaagataaagagAATCGAACAGAGAATACACCGCCAGCCAAAATGTCCAACAGAGGGGAAG aTTTGGCTTCTGTTGCTCAACCTTTGCCACAGATTTCTCCAGACACAGCTTCTCCTGCTCATCTTTCCCCTCCCGTTTCCAATTCAAATCCTGCTCTACGGCCAGTTCAGACACCTGTCACAGCTGCTCCAGGCATGGGCAATATTCCCACTGATCCAGATGATGAAGAGGGCCTCAAGCACCTAGAGCAG CAAGCAGAGAAAATGGTGGCATATCTGCAGGACAGTGCCCTTGATGATGAAAGGCTAGCAGCAAAAATTCAAGAGCACAGAGCAAAGGGTTCCTCTATGCCATTGTTCCATGAAGCAATGCAGAAGTGGTACTACAAAGATCCACAAGGAGAAATTCAGG GTCCTTTCAGTAATCAAGAGATGGCAGAGTGGTTCCAGGCTGGGTATTTCACTATGTCACTGTTGGTTAAGAGAGCGTGTGATGAGACTTTCCAACCACTTGGAGACATCATGAAAATGTGGGGCAGAGTTCCCTTCACTCCAGGTCCAGCACCAATTCCACATCTG GGCGAGCTGGACCAAGAGCGGCTGACTAGGCAACAAGAGTTGGCCCTGATCCAAATGCAGCACCTCCAGTATCAGCATCTTTTGATACA ACAACAATATGCACAGGTGCTGGCTCAGCAGCAAAAAGCAGCCCTCTcatcccagcagcagcaacagctggCTATTCTCTTGCAGCAGTTCCAGGCCCTGAAGATAAG AATATCTGAACAGAACATGATGCCACCTGTAACAAGGTCTGTGTCAGTGCCGGACACTGGCTCAATTTGGGAACTTCAGTCAGCCTCACAACCTACAG TCTGGGAAGGAAGCAGTGTCTGGGATCTCCCCATTGATACTGCAGCTCAGGGACCAGCTCTAGAACAACTTCAGCAGCTCGAGAAGGCCAAGGCTGCAAAG CTAGAGCAAGAGAGGAGAGAAGTGGAAATGAGGGCCAAacgagaggaagaagagaggaaaaggcagGAGGAGCTTCGGAGGCAACAAGAAGAGCTACTTAGGAGGCAGCAGGAAGATGAGAGGAAACGACGGGAAGAGGAAGAACTGGCCCGCAGGAAGCAA GAGATGACAGTGAGAGCTGAGAGGGGTGAAGCAGTAGACTTAATCTGCCtggacttcaggaaggcttttgatgTAATACTGCATAAAAGACTAGTATATAAG GAAGAAGCCTTGAGGAGGCAAAGAGAGCAGGAAATTGCACTAAGACGGcagcgggaggaagaggagcggCAACAGCAGGAAGAAGCACTTAGAAGGttggaagagaggagaagagaagaggaggaaaggcgGCAGCGAGAGGAATTACTTCGTAAACAG gaagaggaggctgcCAAGTGGGCACGTGAAGAGGAGGAAGCTCAACGGCGACTTGAGGAAAGTAGGCTACGCATGGAAGAAGAGGCAGCCAGGCAGCGGCTCGAAGAAGAGGAGCGAAAGCGCAAGGAGCTGGAACTCCAGCGCCAGAAAGAAATAATGagacagaggcagcagcagcaggaggcttTACGACggctgcagcaacagcagcaacagcagcaacttGCACAAATGAAG CTCCCTTCATCTTCAACATGGGGTCAGCAGTCAAATTCAGGAGCGTGTCAATCCCAGACAACACTGTCATTGGCCGAAATCCAAAAGTTAGAAGAAGAACGAGAACGGCAGCTTCGAGAAGAG CAAAGGCGTCAGCAGCGTGAACTAATGAAAGCcctccagcaacagcagcagcaacagcagcaaaaactgTCAGGCTGGGGTAATGTCACCAAACCAACAGGCACCACCAAGTCCCTGCTGGAGATACAGCAGGAAGAGGCAAGGCAgatgcagaaacagcagcaacagcagcaccagcagccgaaCAGAGTCAGAAATACTACG CACTCTAACCTGCACACCAGCATTGGGAATTCAGTGTGGGGCTCCCTAAACACTAATCCCAGCAACCAGTGGGCATCTGACCTAGTCAGTAGCATCTGGAGTAATGCTGATACCAAAAACTCAAACATGGGTTTCTGGGATGATGCAGTGAAGGAAGTGGGACCTCGTAACTCGaccaataaaaacaaaagcaatgccAGCCTCAG TAAATCTGTAGGTATTACAAGTAGACAGAACAAGAAggtggaagaagaggagaagctgTTGAAATTGTTCCAGGGGGTTAATAAAGCCCAGGATGGATTCACTCAGTGGTGTGAACAGATGCTTCATGCACTCAACACAGCCAATAACTTAGATG TTCCCACGTTTGTTTCCTTCCTAAAGGAAGTGGAGTCCCCCTACGAGGTCCACGATTACATCAGAGCCTATCTCGGAGATACTCCTGAGGCCAAGGAGTTTGCCAAGCAGTTTCTTGAGCGCCGTGCCAAACAGAAAGCCAGTCAGCAgcggcaacagcagcagcaacag gaTTCAGTGTGGGGGATGAACCACAGTTCGCTACATTCGGTCTTTCAGACCAATCAGAGCAACAACCAGCAATCCAATTTTGAGGCTGTGCagagtgggaagaaaaagaagaaacagaagatggtTCGTGCCGATCCCAGCTTGCTAG GGTTTTCAGTGAATGCCTCATCAGAGCGGCTCAATATGGGAGAAATAGAGACTTTGGAAGACTACTGA